A single Nicotiana tabacum cultivar K326 chromosome 5, ASM71507v2, whole genome shotgun sequence DNA region contains:
- the LOC107788981 gene encoding uncharacterized protein LOC107788981 has translation MDVGIIIKKKKRFVRGQPRIRWGSLDKYNAHELEGRLLVLGAWKSSRDASAMWTATTNCIREAAREVLGVSKGYYGRHRGDWWWNSVVQESTDEEQRRTNRVRYKEARKEAKLAVTDAKTVAFDRLYEELGGKGRDKKVFRMVKARERMARDLDQVRCIKDEEDSVLTEDSQIKHRWQTYFHELLNEEGSSSIVIGELGHSESRRDFGYYRRIKVEEVVKAVDEEDAR, from the exons ATGGATGTTGGTATcataataaagaagaagaagaggtttGTACGGGGTCAACCGAGGATCAGGTGGGGTTCTTTGGATAAGTATAATGCGCATGAGTTGGAGGGGAGGCTGTTGGTTTTGGGTGCCTGGAAGAGTAGTAGGGATGCTAGTGCTATGTGGACGGCGACAACGAACTGTATTAGGGAGGCGgcaagagaggtgttaggggtatcGAAGGGCTACTATGGCAGGCACAGAGGCGACTGGTGGTGGAATAgtgtggtccaag AGAGTACCGATGAGGAGCAGAGGAGAACAAACAGAGTGAGGTACAAGGAAGCCAGGAAAGAAGCAAAATTAGCGGTCACAGATGCTAAGACTGTTGCGTTTGatcgtttgtatgaggaactagggGGCAAAGGTAGGGACAAGAAGGTATTTCGGATGGTTAAAGCGAGAGAGAGAATGGCTCGTGACCTggatcaagtgaggtgcatcaaagacgaggaagACAGTGTATTGACGGAAGACTCCCAGATTAAGCATAGATGGCAGACGTACTTTCATgaacttctgaatgaagagggGAGCAGTAGCATCGTGATAGGGGAGTTGGGACACTCCGAGAGTCGTCGCGACTTTGGGTACTATAGGCGTATCAAGGTTGAGGAGGTAGTGAAAGCTGTAG acgAAGAGGATGCCAGATGA